The Streptomyces cyanogenus DNA segment TCCACCCGGTCTACAAGCGCCTGTACGGCAAGGACGTCAAGAACGTCGTCATCAGCGACTGGACCGGCGTGCTGGACATCTCCCAGGTCGCGGTGAAGTAGCGCCGTGAGCGAGGCACTCGCCGTCGTCGAGACCGCCGGGACGGACACCTCCGTCCCGGCGGTCTCGGGGGCACGTCAGTTCTGGCGGCGGCTGCGGGCGCAGCGCGCCGCCCTGGTCGCCGCGGCCGTCGTCGCGCTGCTCGTCCTGGTCGCGCTCGCCGCGCCGCTGCTCACCGCCCTGGAGGGCCAGGACCCCACCACCTACCACCCCACCCTGATCGACTCCGCGCGCGGAGGCGTGCCCATCGGCTCCCTCGGCGGCGCGAGCGCCGACCACTGGCTGGGCGTCGAACCGCAGACCGGACGCGACATGTTCGCCCGGCTGGTCTACGGCGCGCGGGTCTCGCTGGGCGTCTCGCTGGGTGCCGCCCTCGTCCAGGTCCTGCTCGGCGTCGCCATGGGCGTGGCCGCGGGCCTGGGCAACCGCTGGGTCGACCTGGTCCTCAGCCGCGTCACCGACATCTTCGTCTCGATGCCCCTGATGATCATGGCGCTCGCGCTGCTGGCCGTCGTGCCGGGCAGCTTCCCGCGGCCCGTCCTCGTCGCGCTGATCATCTCCCTGGTCTCCGGGTGGAGCACCACGGCCAAGATGGTGCGCGCCCAGACCCTCGCCCTGAAGAACCTCGACTACGTCGCGGCCTCCCGGCTGAGCGGCTGGAGCACCTGGCGGACCGCCGTACGCGAACTGCTCCCGGGCCTCGCCGCCCCGGTCATCACGTACGCCGCGCTGCTGATCCCGCAGAACATCAGCGCCGAGGCGGCCCTGTCCTTCCTCGGCGTCGGCGTGAAGCCGCCCACCCCCTCGTGGGGCCAGATGCTGACCTCCGCCGACGTCTGGTACCAAGCGGCCCCGCAGTACCTGCTGCTGCCCGCGCTCGCCCTGTTCGTCACCGTGTTCGCGATGACCGTCCTCGGCGACGGCGTCCGCGTCGCCCTCGACCCGCGCGCAGCCTCCCGCCTGCGCATCGGCACCGGCCGCAAGCGGGAGGCCCGCGCCCGGGCGGCCGTACCCGGCGGCGCACCGAGGAAGGAGGCGCGGCCGTGAGCGGCTTCACCGGCTTCGTCCTGCGCCGGGTCGTCGGCGCCGTGATCACCCTGTTCGTGCTCTCGGTGATCATCTACGTCGTCTTCTACGTCACCCCCGGCAACGTCGCCCAGATCACCTGCGGCCCGCGCTGCTCCCCGGCCCAGGTCCACCAGGTCGCCCAGCAACTCCACCTCGACGACCCGCTGTACGTGCGCTACTGGCACTTCCTGCAGGGCATCTTCGTGGGCCAGGACTTCTCCACGGGCACCTCCGTGGAGCACTGCGCGGCGCCCTGCCTCGGCCAGTCGTACCGGACCGACCAGCAGGTCACGGACATCATCCTGACCAAGCTGCCGGTGAGCTTCTCGCTGGTGCTCGGCGCGATGGTGATCTGGCTGCTGCTCGGCATCGGCACCGGCGTGCTCTCCGCCTGGCGGCGCGGCCGGCTCTCCGAGCGCCTCCTGACCGCCATCACCCTCGCGGGCGTCGCCACGCCCGTCTTCGTCATCGGCCTGGTCCTGATGATCGTCGTCTGCGGCGAACTCCAGCTGCTGCCCTTCCCGCAGTATGTGAACCTCACCGACGACCCCGAGCAGTGGGCGTGGAACCTGCTGCTGCCCTGGCTCTCCCTCGCCCTCATCGAGGCGGCCAACTTCGCCCGGCTGACCCGGGCGTCGATGCTGGAGACACTGGCCGAGGACCACATCCGCACCTTCCGCGCCTACGGCGTCAGCGAGCGTGCGGTGATCGCCCGGCACGCGCTGCGCGGCGCGACGGCCTCCGTCATCGCCCTCAACGCGGTCACCTTCGGCTCCGCCGTCGGCGGCGCCGTCCTCACCGAGACCCTGTTCGGCCTGCCCGGCATCGGCCAGGAGCTGGTGCACGCGGTGAAGGTCGTCGACCTTCCGGTGGTCGTCGGCATGGTCCTGGTGACCGGCTTCTTCGTGGTCCTCGCCAACGCCCTCGCGGACGTCCTGTACGCGGTGGCCGACCGACGGGTGGTGCTCGCATGAGCCCGGTGGAAGCGGCCGGCACGAGCCTCGTGGACGTGACGGACCTGACCGTCGAGTTCGGCGCCCTGCGCGCCGTCGACGGGCTCTCCTTCAGTCTGGCGAAGGGCGCCGCCCTGGCGCTGGTCGGAGAGTCCGGCTCCGGCAAGTCCACGGTCGCGGGCGCCCTGCTGGGCCTGCACCGGGGCACCGGGGCCCGGGTCGGCGGCTCGGTGCGGGTGGCCGGCACCGACGTACAGGCGGCCTCCGACGAGGAGCTGCGCCGGCTGCGCGGCGCCAAGGCCGCCATGGTCTTCCAGGACCCGCTGTCCTCGCTCGACCCGTACTACGCGATCGGCGACCAGATCGCCGAGGTCCATCGCGTCCACGCGCGCGTGTCGCGGCGCGCCGCACGCGCGCGTGCCGTGGAGGTGCTGGAGCGGGTCGGGATCCCGGACGCGGCGCGGCGGGCCCGGTCCCGCCCGCACGAGTTCAGCGGCGGCATGCGCCAGCGCGCGCTGATCGCCATGGCCCTCGCCTGCGAGCCGGACCTGCTGATCGCCGACGAGCCGACCACCGCGCTCGACGTCACCGTCCAGGCGCAGATCCTCGATCTGCTGCACGGGCTGCGCGAGGAGACCGGCATGGGGCTGCTGCTCGTCACCCACGACGTGGGCGTGGCCGCCGAGAGCGTGGACGACGTCCTCGTCATGCGGCACGGCAGGGCCGTCGAGCGCGGCCCGGTCGGCGCGGTCCTGGCGGCGCCCGCCGAGCCGTACACCCGCGAGCTGCTCGACGCCGTCCCGCGCGTGGACGCCCGCCGGACCGGCTTCCCGGTCACCGGCGAGGTGGTGCTGGAGGCCGTCGGCGTGCGGCGCGAGTTCGGGCGCGGCAAGCGGGCGTTCGCGGCCGTGGACGACGTCTCGGTGACCGTCCGGCGCGGGGAGACCCTCGGTGTGGTCGGCGAGAGCGGCAGCGGCAAGACGACGCTCGGCCGCATGCTCGTCGGGCTGCTGGAACCCACCGCCGGCGGGATCCGGTACGAAGGAAGCCCGCACACCGGGGTGAACCCGGCCGTCCAGATGGTCTTCCAGGATCCCGTCTCCTCCCTCAACCCGCGCCGCAGCGTGGGCGAGTCCATCGCCGACCCGCTCCGCGCGCGCGGAGAGCGGGACGAGCAGCGCATCCGGGCGCGGGTACGGGAACTGCTGGAGCGCGTGGGCCTGGACGGGGCGCACCACGACCGCTATCCGCACGAGTTCAGCGGCGGACAGCGCCAGCGCATCGGCATCGCGCGGGCGCTCGCCGCCGAACCGCGCGCCATCGTCTGCGACGAGCCCGTCTCCGCGCTCGACGTCACCACCCAGGCCCAGGTGGTCGCCCTGCTCGGCGAACTCCAGCGGGAACTCGGCCTCGCGCTGGTCTTCATCGCGCACGACCTCGCCGTCGTCCGCCAGGTCAGCGACCGGGTCGCGGTGATGCGGCGGGGCCGGCTCGTCGAGTACGGGCCCGCCGACGAGGTGTACGACAGCCCGCGCGAGCCGTACACCCGGCAGCTCCTGGCCGCCGTACCCGCGCTCGACCCGGAGCTGGCGGCCCGGCGCCGCGCCGCCCGGCGCACACCGGCAGCGGCGTAGCGCCCGGCGGCCGCGCCCGCCTGGCGTAACGTTTCGCGCTCGGGTGATCACTGTCTGGTCCCTTAGCGTGACGGAACGCGAGCCGCACGCGAAAGTTACGGCCGTTCACCCCTTTTGGTGGTGCGACGGACAACCGTCCGTCGCACCACCGCCCTGTGCCTCTACGTTCGTCCCGCTGCGAGCCGCCGGGCCACCGGCGGCTCCCCAGACGGGAGATCGGGGGTGCACACGTGCGCATAGGACTGCTCACCGATGGTGGCTATCCGTATGTGAACGGTGACGCCATGCTCTGGTGCGACCGGCTCGTGCGCGGACTCGAGCGGCACGAGTTCGACGTCTACGCGCTCAGCCGCAGCCGGCGCCAGCAGGACGAGGGTTTCGTCCCGCTCCCGCCCCAGGTAAGGCGGGTGCGTACGGCGCCGCTGTGGACGGCCGGGGACGAAGGGGTCGCCCACGGACGGCGTGCGCGCCGGCGCTTCGCCGAGTGCTACGGCGAACTGGTCGCGGCGATCTCCACCGCGGGCGCCGGCACCGTGGGGACCGCCGGGACCGTGACCGCCGGGGCCGAGGGTGCCTCGGACGCCGGGTCCCGGGACGCTTCCGACGATCTGGCGGACCGTTTCGGCAGCGCGCTGTACGGGCTCGCCGAACTCGCCCGCGAGACCGGCGGACTCGTCGGCGCCCTGCGCTCCGAAACCGCCCTCCGCGCCCTGGAACGCGCCTGCCGCGCCCCGCACGCGCTGCGCACGGCGCGCGAGGTCCGGGTACCCGACCTGCTCGCCGTCGCCGCACACCTCGAACGCGCCCTGCGCCCCCTCTCCCTGGACTGGTACGGCGACGACGGCCTCGGCGCGGACGACCTCTGCCACGCCACCGCCGGCGGCCCCGCCGCCCTCGCCGGCCTGCTCGCCCGGCACTTCTGCGACGTCCCGCTGCTCGTCACCGAGTACGGCGTCCACCTGCGCTCGCACTACCTGACCCTCGGCCCCGACACCGCCGCCCCCGTCGTCCGCGCCCTGCTCGGCGCCTTCCACGGCCGGCTCGCCGCCGAGGTCTACCGCGCGGCCGCGATCCTCACCCCGGGCAACGCGCACGCCCGCCGCTGGCAGGAACGGTGCGGCGCCGACCGCGACCGGATCCGCACGGTGTACCCCGGCATGGCGGCCGACCGCTTCACCGAGGTCGGCGAGGCCCCGGACCGGGCCGACCCGGACACCCTGGTCTGGGTCGGCCGCGCGGAACCCGCCAAGGACCTCTTCTCCCTGCTGCACGCCTTCGCCGAGGTCCGCAGGCAGCATCCCGGGGCCCGCCTGAGGATCATCGGCGCGCCACCCTCCGACGCCGAGGACGCGGCCTATCTCGGCCACTGCCGGACGCTCGCCGCGCAGCTCTTCCCGGACGAGGCGGAGGGCGCGCACGCCGTCGGCGACAACCCCGTCTCCTTCGAGGAGATCGGTGCCCCGGAGGCCCCGACGCTGCCCGACGCGTACGCCGCCGGAGCGGTCGTCGTCCTCTCCAGCGTCGTGGAGGGCTTCCCGATCAGTCTCGTCGAGGCCATGCTCTGCGGCCGGGCCACCGTCTCCACGGACGTGGGCGCGGTCGTCGAGGTCATCGGGGGCACGGGACTGGTCGTGCCGCCGCGCAACCCCAGGGCGCTCGCCGAGGCGTGCGTGGCGCTGCTGCGCGACCCCGAGCGCCGTGAGCGCCTCGGTGCGGCCGCGCGCGCCCGGGCGCTCGAACTGTTCACCGTCGAGCAGAACATCGCGGCCTACCACGGAATCTACCTGGAGATCGTCTCGCACTGCCCGGTCCGCCGGGTCGTCCTGGACGAGTCAGGCGAACCCCTGCCGTTCGCCACCCCGGCCGAGTCCCACGTGCCCGGACGCTGGACCGGCCCCACGGCCCGCGTCCTGCCCCGCAGCGCCCCCGCCTGGGCCACCGACACCCCGGCCCGCGCGACCCTGCCGACCACGGAGGGGGTCCGATGAGCGACCTGGACAGCCGGACCACCGGCAGGGGCACTGGTCGGGCCTTCACGGAGGAACCCGTGGCGGAAGCGGCGGACGAGTGGGGCGGCCTGGGCTCTGGCGCGGGCGATGCGTCAGGTACCGGTCGCTCGGGTCAGGGGGGTGTGCCGGTCCCCGGGGGCTCGGGCGTGGGCTCAGGTGGGGGCGGTGTCGGGGGTGGTGTGCCGGGTGGCTCGGGTGCGCCGGTCGTCCCCGGGGTCCCGGAGGAGTTCGCCGGGCCCGGGCCCGGGTTCGCTCCGGACGGCAGCCTGAGCCTCCGCGAGCCGGCTGGAGCCGGCCGCGCCGGTACGCCCAGCGGTGGCGGCCCCTGGGACACGCGGTCGGGGGAGTGGCCGGCGGGCGACCCCGTACAGCAGAGAACCGGGCACGACCCCGGACCGCCGGCCGTTCCCGCTCCGCCCGGCCCTCGCGCCGCAGCGGAGGCCAGGTCCGAGCCGAAGCGTGCCACCGGCCCGCGCCGGGGCGCCGGTGACCCGGTGAAGGCCCTGCTGCACCGCCACCGTGAGCTGTGCGAGCGGGCCGTGGACCCGCTGGAGATCGCGGCGGGGCTGGAGGCGCACGGCGTCACCGACCGCACCGCCGCCCGCTTCCGCCACCGTGACGTGTTCTCGCTCGCCGAGGAGCTGTACGCGCGCGTGCCGCGCACCGCCGAGCCGCGCCCGGAGCCGGAACCCCTGCCGGTGCCCCGGATCCGTGCCGGCTGGGCGCTGCTCACCCTCCTGCCCGGAGCGCTCGGCGCCGCCACGGTGACCGGGCTGCGGCTCACCCACGGACACCCCCGCCTGCTCGTGGCACTCGGCGGCCTCCTCGCCGTGGCCCTCGCCATGCGGGCGGCACTGCGCCACGGCCCGCTCGCCGGCCCGCCCGGCCCGCGCGCGTGGCGCACCGCGGCCGCCACGCGCGCGTGCACGCTCTGGCTGCTGGGGTACGCCCTCGCCGGCGACGGCCTCCTCCACACCCTCCTGACGGGCGGCCTCGACGCCCTGCCCACCGGGACGCCGGACAGCCGCTGGCCCAGGGCCACCGCACCCGTGCCGGCCCTCCTGCTCGCCTGCGCACCGGCGGCCTGGTCCGCCCACCTGCTCGCCGCCGGTGCCCGCCGCAGGCTCGCCCGCAGCCGCGGCCTGGAGGAGTTCACGGTCGCCGCGAAACCACTGCTGGCCGGCGCGTTCGCCCTTTTCGTGGCCGCTCTCGCCGCACTGCTCGTACTGTGCGGCACCCTCCTGCACGAGCCCGCGGCCCTTCCGCAGGGCCTCGCCCTGGGCGTCCTGCTCCTGCTCGCCCGCCTGCTCACCGTGCACCGCCACCGGCACGCCCCCGCCCTCGCGCTGGGCGCCGCCGCGGCCACGGAAGCGGCGGCCCTCGCGCTGCCGGCGGCCGGCCGGGTGCCCGGCTGCGCCTTCCTGGCGGCCCCCGTCGAGACCCTCGTCGGTGCCTGGGGCGAGGCAGCCGTACCGTCCCTCGCCTGCGGCACCGCGGCCCTGGCCCTGCTGTGGCACGCCGGCCGCACCCTCACCCGGGCCTCGGCCCACGCGCCCACCGGAGCACCCGAGTGAACTCTCCGCCACCGGCCCGGCCCACCGCCGGCGGCACCCGCACCACCCCTTTGAAGGAGAAGACCAGATGACCACCTCCCGAGCCGGAGCGTCCGGAGCGTCCGGAGCCTTTGCGAGCGCCGGAGTCCCCGCGAGCGCCGGAGTCTCCGGAGCAGCCGCACGAGCCGTCGAAACGGCCTGTACCACCGGTGCGCACACCCCGGGAGCCGACCGATGAGGGTCCTGCTGATCGGAGCCAACGGATTCATCGGCCGCTTCGTCGCCGACCGTCTGCTCGCCGACCCGGCCGTCCAGCTCACCGCGCTCGGCCGCGGTGACGACGCCGACGTCCGCTTCGACCTCGCCACCGGCAGCCCGGGAGCACTCACCCGCTTCCTCGACGCGGTCCACCCCGGAGTCGTCGTCAACTGCGCCGGTGCCACCCGCGGCGGCGCCCGCGAACTCACCCGCCACAACACCGTCGCCGTGGCCACCGTCTGCGAGGCCCTGCGCCGCAGCGGGTGCGGTGCCCGCCTGGTGCAGATCGGGTGCGGCTCCGAGTACGGTCCCAGCCAGCCCGGGTCCTCCACGGCCGAGGACGCCGTACCGCGCCCCGGCGGCCCCTACGGCGTCAGCAAGCTCGCAGCGACCGAACTGGTCCTCGGCTCCGGTCTGGACGCCGTCGTACTGCGCGTCTTCTCGCCGGTCGGCCCCGGCACCCCGGCCGGCTCCCCGCTGGGCCGCCTGGCGGAGGCCATGCGGCGCGCGATGCAGTCCGGCGACGGCGAACTCAAGCTCGGCGGCCTCGGTGCCCAGCGCGACTTCGTGGACGTACGCGATGTCGCCCGGGCCGTGCACGCCGCCTCGCTCTCCGCCGCGCAGGGCGTGATCAACATCGGCTCCGGCCGTGCCGTCCGCCTCAGAGACGCCGCCGCCGTCCTCGCGAGGGTGGCCGGATACGGCGGTGCCCTCCACGAACTCGACGCCCCGCCCGGTCCGCTGCGCAGCGCCATCGGCCACCCCCGCACCGACTCGGAGCACCCGGCCCCGGTGGCGTACCCGTACCCGGACGGCTGCGGCAGCTGGCAGCAGGCCGATGTGCGCACCGCGCGCGACCGGCTCGGCTGGCGACCCCGGATCAACCTCGAAGAATCCCTGGCCGACATCTGGATGGAGGCGGCATGCCGCATCTGACCAGCACCACCGCGGGCGCCACCGGCACCGGCACCGGGGTCCGCACCGCCCTCGGCATCCCCGGCTACGCCCACCCGCTCGTCGCCCCCGCCCAGTGGGCGGAACTCGCCCGCCCCGGCACACCGGTGCACTGGGTCGTCCTCGACGTCGCCGCCGGCCCCGGCAGCCGCCCCGACCCGCACTGTCTGGAGGCCGTGGCCCGGCTGCGGGCCGCGGGTGTCCGCATCCTCGGCCACCTCGACCTCACCCACGGCACCCGGGTCTTCGGCGATCTGCTCTCCGACGCCCACCGCCATCTCGACTGGTACCGGGTCGACGGCTTCCTGCTGGACCGCTGTCCCGTCGAGCGTGCCGCACTGCCCGAGGTCCGCCGTGCCGTCACCACGCTCCGGGCGCTGAGTGACACCGCCCACATCGTCCTCGGCCACGGCCGCCATCCGCACCCCGGGTACGCTGAGACCGCCGACCAGCTGGTGACCTTCTCCGGCTCCTGGTCCGACTACCGCTGGTCGCAGGTGGCCGAGTGGACCGCCGACTATCCGCCCGACCGCTTCTGCCACTTCGTGCACAGCGCCCCCCGCGGCCACCTGGACGAGGCGCTGCGGATCGCTCGCTGGCAGGGCGCGGCCACGATCTACTTCACGGACCGCACGGACCGGGGCGGCCGGGCGGACCCCTGGGAGACCATGCCCGGCTACTGGGACGACATCGTCTCGCGGGTCGGAACGGGTGTCTCGGAATGAAGAAGGCCGTGGCAGTGTTACAGGGAGAACAACTGTAGTGATTGACCGACCAACGGAGTCCCCGTGTCGCTGCCACCCCTGGTCGAGCCAGCTCCTGAGCTCACCGTAGACGAGGTCCGCAGGTACTCCCGCCACCTGATCATCCCCGACGTGGGCATGGACGGGCAGAAGCGGCTGAAGAACGCCAAGGTGCTCTGTGTGGGCGCCGGCGGCCTGGGCTCGCCGGCGCTGATGTACCTGGCCGCCGCGGGCGTGGGCACCCTCGGCATCGTGGAGTTCGACGAGGTCGACGAGTCGAACCTGCAGCGCCAGATCATCCACAGCCAGGCCGACATCGGCCGCTCCAAGGCCGAGTCCGCCCGCGACAGCGTCAAGGGCATCAACCCGTACGTGAACGTGATCCTTCACGAGGAGCGGCTGGAAGCCGACAACGTGATGGAGATCTTCAGCCAGTACGACCTGATCGTCGACGGCACCGACAACTTCGCGACCCGCTACCTGGTCAACGACGCGTGCGTGCTGCTGAACAAGCCGTACGTGTGGGGTTCGATCTACCGCTTCGACGGTCAGGCCTCGGTCTTCTGGTCCGAGCACGGTCCCTGCTACCGCTGCCTCTACCCGGAGCCCCCGCCCCCCGGCATGGTTCCCTCCTGCGCCGAGGGCGGCGTCCTGGGCGTGCTGTGCGCGTCCATCGGCTCCATCCAGGTCAACGAGGCCATCAAGCTCCTCGCGGGCATCGGCGAGCCGCTGGTCGGCCGCCTGATGATCTACGACGCCCTGGAGATGCAGTACCGCCAGGTCAAGGTCCGCAAGGACCCCAACTGCGCGGTCTGCGGCGAGAACCCGACCGTCACCGAGCTCATCGACTACGAGGCCTTCTGCGGCGTCGTCTCCGAGGAGGCCCAGGCGGCGGCCGTCGACTCCACGATCACTCCCAAGCAGCTCAAGGAGTGGATCGACGACGGCGAGAACATCGAGATCATCGACGTCCGCGAGCCGAACGAGTACGAGATCGTCTCCATCCCGGGCGCCAGGCTGATCCCGAAGAACGAGTTCCTCATGGGCACCGCCCTCGAGGGTCTGCCGCAGGACAAGAAGATCGTCCTGCACTGCAAGACGGGTGTCCGCAGTGCGGAAGTCCTCGCGGTCCTGAAGTCCGCGGGCTTCTCCGACGCGGTCCACGTCGGCGGCGGCGTCATCGGCTGGGTCAACCAGATCGAACCGCACAAGCCGGTCTACTGATCACCGGTCCTGCTGGCCAGCGGGACTGACGAAGCCCACGGCTCCGACCTGGTCGGAGCCGTGGGCTTCTGTGTTTCGCGGCCGGTGATGCGGCCATCGGGAGCCAGAGGATCGGTCAGAGAGAAGCCCCGGCCTAGTCGGTGATCCGATAGTAAGTCGCCGCCTTGTCGGTCGCTTCGCCGAGTTGCTGAGCCATCTCCGCGACGATCGCATCCGCCGCGTCAAGCGCTGGTGCGCCGTCGACGTACACGTACCAGGTGCCCGCAAGCTCCCATGATGCCGACACCGTGGTGTTGCCCGTCCGGAAGGAGTGATCGCCATCGCCCTCGATGGCGTGACACGCTAACGATCGGGGCTGAAGGACGGCTGGAAAGTCATCCCGGGGCAAGACAGGCCAGTCGTCACCACTGGCGGTGCTGATCGTGTATTCGGCCACAGGAGATCATTACAGGGCAGCTGGCGGAGTGCGCGCCACTGTCGCAGGGCAAGGTGGCTGAGTTCCAGAAAGCGACGCCGTTCACTTCCACGCCGCCATCCGCCCAGACGGACCGGACACCCGCCGAAACTCACCGCGCGCTGCATTTCCGGCCCTGGCATCCGCTTCCACCGTACGCCGGCGGCTCGCCCAGGACGCGATCAAGCCCTGCGCCGGGACCGGAACGCGGAGCCCGGCGTCCAGGCCACCCCGTATACCGCCCGCGAAGCCCTGGGCGACCAGCTCACCGACGAAAGGGATGAGCCGGTTCCCCGGTCCGTGCGGTGGGGCTTCGGGTGTCTGTGGTGTCCGGAGTCCCCGTTCGCGTCATGAGCAGGTTTTGCCGTCCTTCGGGACCGTTCCCTTCAGCAGGTAGGCGTCCACCGTCGAGTCGACGCAGTCGCTGCCGTTGCCGTACGCGCCATGTCCCTCGCCCGTCCAGGTGAGTTCGACACCCACGCCCCGGCCCAGTTCGTCGGCCATTCTACGGGTGCCCTCGTAGGGGGTGGCCGGGTCGCCGGTGGTGCCGACCAGCAGGATCGGTGCCGCGCCCGGCGCGCTGACCTCCGGGGTGTCGTACTGCCCCGGCACCGGCCAGTCGTGGCACCAGCCGGCGGTGTCCCAGCCCAGGTAGTCCCCGAACACCGGCGATATGCGTTCGAACTCCGCCAGCCGCCGCCGCGTCTCGGTGAGGGTCGGCCGCTGCTTCTCGTCCAGGCACGATATGGCCCGCTGGGAGTGGGACGTCGTGCCGTAACGACCCGAGGCGTCCCGGTCGTTGTACTGGTCGGCGAGCGCCAGCAGCCCCGAACCGTCGCCCTTCTGCGCCGACTTGAGGGCGTCGGTCAGCCTGGGCCACGTCGACTCGCTGTACAGCGGCAGGAAGATCCCGGTGACCGCGAGCGTCTGGGTCAGCTTCCGTCCGGACGACGTCGGCAGGGGCTTGGTGTCGAGCCGTGTCAGCAGGCCCGCTATCTGCCGTGAGCCCCGCTCGGGGTCCTGGCCGGTGGACTTCAGGTAGTCGTCCAGGGCCCGCTGGAAGCCGCGGGCCTGGTTCTGGGCGTGGCCCACCGTGTCCGCGGTGGGGTCGACCACCGCGTCGAGGACCAGCCGGCCCACCCGCCGCGGGAACAAGTGGGCGTAGACCCCGCCGAGTTCGGTGCCGTAGGAGATGCCGAAGTAGTGCAGTTGGTCGTCGCCCAGGACCTGGCGCATCAGGTCCATGTCGCGTGCGGTGTCGGTGGTGGACACATGGGCCAGCAGCGGGCCGGCGGCCTTCTGGCAGCCCTTGCCGAAGTCGGTGGCGTCCCGGAAGTAGGCCTGTTCCTCGGCCGGGGTGTCCGGTGTGGCGTCCACGGACTCGGCGGCTTCGATCTCCCGGTCGCCGCGGCAGCGGACGCCCTGGCTCGCACCGACCCCGCGTGGGTCCCAGCTCACCAGGTCGTAGCGCTCGTGGAGTGCGGAGACGGAGTCCGCGAAGTACGGCATCGTCGACAGGCCCGAGCCGCCGGGGCCGCCGAAGTTGAACAGCAGCGAGCCGATGCGGTCGCCACCGGTGGCCCGTGCGCGGATGAGGGCGAGACCGATCGTCCTGCCGTCCGGCTTCGACCAGTCCAGCGGCACCTTGAGGGTCGCGCACCGCCAGGCGTCGCTCGGGGCGGAGGATTTCCCGGTGGCCTGACAGCGCCGCCAGTCGAGGTGCTGAGAGGTGAGGGAGGACGGAAGAGCCGTCGAGGACGGTACGGCCGGGGAACGCGACGCCGGCGGGGAAGCCGGGCCGGTCCCCTTGCCCTCGTCCCTGTCGCCGCCCCCGCCGGACGAGCCGCCGCAGCCGGTCAGCAGCAGCCCTGCCGCCACCGCGGCCGTCCACCGCAGGAATCGCATCATGCGCACCCCCCTGACAGGCCCGGCGCGTCGTGCCGCGCCGGGTGTTCAGGCCATGGTAGGCGCACCGGGCACGGGCCGAGACAGCCTGTGGATAACCCTCTGACC contains these protein-coding regions:
- a CDS encoding ABC transporter permease; this translates as MSEALAVVETAGTDTSVPAVSGARQFWRRLRAQRAALVAAAVVALLVLVALAAPLLTALEGQDPTTYHPTLIDSARGGVPIGSLGGASADHWLGVEPQTGRDMFARLVYGARVSLGVSLGAALVQVLLGVAMGVAAGLGNRWVDLVLSRVTDIFVSMPLMIMALALLAVVPGSFPRPVLVALIISLVSGWSTTAKMVRAQTLALKNLDYVAASRLSGWSTWRTAVRELLPGLAAPVITYAALLIPQNISAEAALSFLGVGVKPPTPSWGQMLTSADVWYQAAPQYLLLPALALFVTVFAMTVLGDGVRVALDPRAASRLRIGTGRKREARARAAVPGGAPRKEARP
- a CDS encoding ABC transporter permease, which produces MSGFTGFVLRRVVGAVITLFVLSVIIYVVFYVTPGNVAQITCGPRCSPAQVHQVAQQLHLDDPLYVRYWHFLQGIFVGQDFSTGTSVEHCAAPCLGQSYRTDQQVTDIILTKLPVSFSLVLGAMVIWLLLGIGTGVLSAWRRGRLSERLLTAITLAGVATPVFVIGLVLMIVVCGELQLLPFPQYVNLTDDPEQWAWNLLLPWLSLALIEAANFARLTRASMLETLAEDHIRTFRAYGVSERAVIARHALRGATASVIALNAVTFGSAVGGAVLTETLFGLPGIGQELVHAVKVVDLPVVVGMVLVTGFFVVLANALADVLYAVADRRVVLA
- a CDS encoding dipeptide ABC transporter ATP-binding protein, yielding MSPVEAAGTSLVDVTDLTVEFGALRAVDGLSFSLAKGAALALVGESGSGKSTVAGALLGLHRGTGARVGGSVRVAGTDVQAASDEELRRLRGAKAAMVFQDPLSSLDPYYAIGDQIAEVHRVHARVSRRAARARAVEVLERVGIPDAARRARSRPHEFSGGMRQRALIAMALACEPDLLIADEPTTALDVTVQAQILDLLHGLREETGMGLLLVTHDVGVAAESVDDVLVMRHGRAVERGPVGAVLAAPAEPYTRELLDAVPRVDARRTGFPVTGEVVLEAVGVRREFGRGKRAFAAVDDVSVTVRRGETLGVVGESGSGKTTLGRMLVGLLEPTAGGIRYEGSPHTGVNPAVQMVFQDPVSSLNPRRSVGESIADPLRARGERDEQRIRARVRELLERVGLDGAHHDRYPHEFSGGQRQRIGIARALAAEPRAIVCDEPVSALDVTTQAQVVALLGELQRELGLALVFIAHDLAVVRQVSDRVAVMRRGRLVEYGPADEVYDSPREPYTRQLLAAVPALDPELAARRRAARRTPAAA
- a CDS encoding DUF3492 domain-containing protein, producing the protein MRIGLLTDGGYPYVNGDAMLWCDRLVRGLERHEFDVYALSRSRRQQDEGFVPLPPQVRRVRTAPLWTAGDEGVAHGRRARRRFAECYGELVAAISTAGAGTVGTAGTVTAGAEGASDAGSRDASDDLADRFGSALYGLAELARETGGLVGALRSETALRALERACRAPHALRTAREVRVPDLLAVAAHLERALRPLSLDWYGDDGLGADDLCHATAGGPAALAGLLARHFCDVPLLVTEYGVHLRSHYLTLGPDTAAPVVRALLGAFHGRLAAEVYRAAAILTPGNAHARRWQERCGADRDRIRTVYPGMAADRFTEVGEAPDRADPDTLVWVGRAEPAKDLFSLLHAFAEVRRQHPGARLRIIGAPPSDAEDAAYLGHCRTLAAQLFPDEAEGAHAVGDNPVSFEEIGAPEAPTLPDAYAAGAVVVLSSVVEGFPISLVEAMLCGRATVSTDVGAVVEVIGGTGLVVPPRNPRALAEACVALLRDPERRERLGAAARARALELFTVEQNIAAYHGIYLEIVSHCPVRRVVLDESGEPLPFATPAESHVPGRWTGPTARVLPRSAPAWATDTPARATLPTTEGVR
- a CDS encoding NAD-dependent epimerase/dehydratase family protein, whose protein sequence is MRVLLIGANGFIGRFVADRLLADPAVQLTALGRGDDADVRFDLATGSPGALTRFLDAVHPGVVVNCAGATRGGARELTRHNTVAVATVCEALRRSGCGARLVQIGCGSEYGPSQPGSSTAEDAVPRPGGPYGVSKLAATELVLGSGLDAVVLRVFSPVGPGTPAGSPLGRLAEAMRRAMQSGDGELKLGGLGAQRDFVDVRDVARAVHAASLSAAQGVINIGSGRAVRLRDAAAVLARVAGYGGALHELDAPPGPLRSAIGHPRTDSEHPAPVAYPYPDGCGSWQQADVRTARDRLGWRPRINLEESLADIWMEAACRI
- a CDS encoding spherulation-specific family 4 protein encodes the protein MPHLTSTTAGATGTGTGVRTALGIPGYAHPLVAPAQWAELARPGTPVHWVVLDVAAGPGSRPDPHCLEAVARLRAAGVRILGHLDLTHGTRVFGDLLSDAHRHLDWYRVDGFLLDRCPVERAALPEVRRAVTTLRALSDTAHIVLGHGRHPHPGYAETADQLVTFSGSWSDYRWSQVAEWTADYPPDRFCHFVHSAPRGHLDEALRIARWQGAATIYFTDRTDRGGRADPWETMPGYWDDIVSRVGTGVSE